The DNA window ATCTCTTCGTATGAGTACCCCAGCACGTCGTAGAGGGCGACCACCTGCCGAAAATCTTCAGGAACCTGGGCGAGCACCTTCTGAAGAACGTCGGCCAGCTCTTTGCGCAGCAAGGTGTCGCCTTCGTTCCAGAGCGGGGTCGGCTGCTGCTCCGCGCCCCCCGGCTGGGCCTCGAGGGAGGTGGATGGACGGCGCGACGCGCGTCGCCTGGCATCGCGGAACGTGTTGAGAACCACGACGTAGATCCATGAGGTCAGCGACGAGCGCCCCTTGAAGTTGGCGATGCCCTTGAGCACGTTGATCATGGCGTCTTGCGCGAGATCATCGGCGTCGGCGGCATTGCCGGTGAGAGAGTACGCCAGGCGGTACACATAGCGCTGATAGCGCTCGACGAGCAGGGCGATGGCCGCCTCGTCGCGCGCCTGGCAGCGTTCGATGAGCGCCTGGTCGGTCACGCCGTCAGCCGCAGTGCCACCGGGGCCTGCATCCGGGGAGAGATCGCTCACGTCACCCTTCTTCACTCTCGTATCTTGCCTTCAGCTCATTGACGATGGCGGCGTCAGCGAGTGTCGTGGTGTCGCCGACGACGCGGCCCTCCGCGATGTCGCGAAGGAGCCTGCGCATGATCTTCCCGCTCCGGGTCTTGGGAAGATCGTGGGTGAAGTGGATCTCCTGCGGACGCGCGATGGCGCCGATCTTTGCCGCGACGTGGGCTTTGAGGACGTCGACCCGCTCGTTCGAGGGGGAGACCCCCTGCTTCAACGTGACGAAGGCGCAGATGCTCTGTCCCTTGAGCTCGTGCTGACGTCCGATGACAGCCGCCTCGGCCACGTCTGGATGATCGACGAGCGCACTCTCCACCTCCATGGTCGAGATGCGATGGCCGGCCACGTTCATGACATCGTCGACGCGACCCAGCAGCCAGAAGCAGCCATCGGCGTCCTGCTTGGCGCCATCGCCGGTGAAGTAGCGCCCCGGAAAGCGGGTCCAGTACTGCTGGCGATACCGCTCCATGTCGCCGTGGATGCCTCGCGTCATGGCGGGCCAGGGCCGGTTCAGCACGAGATAGCCGGCCTTGGTGCCCGGCTCGATGGCATCGCCGTTGTTGTCGACGATCTGGGCGTCGATGCCCGGCAGGGGGAACGTGGCCGATCCGGGGCGCGTCTCGGTGATGCCCGGAAGGGGGCTGATGAGGATCATGCCGGTCTCGGTCTGCCACCAGGTGTCGACGATGGGGCAGCGCTCCCGCCCCACGTTCTGGTGGTACCACATCCAGGCCTCGGGATTGATGGGTTCCCCCACGCTTCCCAGGAGCCGCAGCGACGAGAGATCACGTCGCTCGAGCCAGCTCGTGCCCCAGGCCATGAAGGCGCGAATGGCTGTGGGCGCCGTGTAGAAGATCGTAACCCCGTACTTCTCGATGATGCGCCAGAAGCGATCTTTCTCGGGCCAGTCGGGCGCCCCCTCGTACATGACCTGGGTGGCACCGTTGGCCAGCGGCCCATACACAACGTAGGAGTGGCCGGTGATCCAGCCGATGTCGGCGGTGCACCAGTACACGTCGTCATCCTTGATGTCGAAGACCCACCGATGCGTGGAGGCAGTTCCCACCAGATAGCCACCCGTGGTGTGAA is part of the Pseudomonadota bacterium genome and encodes:
- a CDS encoding sigma-70 family RNA polymerase sigma factor — protein: MKKGDVSDLSPDAGPGGTAADGVTDQALIERCQARDEAAIALLVERYQRYVYRLAYSLTGNAADADDLAQDAMINVLKGIANFKGRSSLTSWIYVVVLNTFRDARRRASRRPSTSLEAQPGGAEQQPTPLWNEGDTLLRKELADVLQKVLAQVPEDFRQVVALYDVLGYSYEEIASMLGLPMGTVKSRLHRGRAFMRERLGSKSELLG
- the acs gene encoding acetate--CoA ligase, with the protein product MEEPAAISALLEETRRFAPTPAFAAQANVPDTSLYERARADLEGFWAEQARQFEWMRPWTRVLEWNPPQVAWFKGGKLNISVNCVDRHARTWRRNKAAIIWEGEAGEERVLTYGDLLRDVERFAGRLREMGVCKGDTVTMYMGLVPELAIAMLACARLGAVHNVVFGGFAAEAVRDRIIDAGSKVVVCCDAAYRRGAVVPLKRNLDEALEGCPDVHTVVIVRRVGDLAPIQVREGRDHWYHRIMDDAPRGCAPEPMDAEDRLFLLYTSGTTGKPKGIVHTTGGYLVGTASTHRWVFDIKDDDVYWCTADIGWITGHSYVVYGPLANGATQVMYEGAPDWPEKDRFWRIIEKYGVTIFYTAPTAIRAFMAWGTSWLERRDLSSLRLLGSVGEPINPEAWMWYHQNVGRERCPIVDTWWQTETGMILISPLPGITETRPGSATFPLPGIDAQIVDNNGDAIEPGTKAGYLVLNRPWPAMTRGIHGDMERYRQQYWTRFPGRYFTGDGAKQDADGCFWLLGRVDDVMNVAGHRISTMEVESALVDHPDVAEAAVIGRQHELKGQSICAFVTLKQGVSPSNERVDVLKAHVAAKIGAIARPQEIHFTHDLPKTRSGKIMRRLLRDIAEGRVVGDTTTLADAAIVNELKARYESEEG